Proteins encoded by one window of Arachis ipaensis cultivar K30076 chromosome B04, Araip1.1, whole genome shotgun sequence:
- the LOC110271011 gene encoding uncharacterized protein LOC110271011 isoform X2, whose amino-acid sequence MAPSPNLHTCRLPTCAQPANHHSLFSIHRTQPPTIAPSSGQHEATPSQVNMEPEPPIQFDASSSENMGESGLPPVSLPNESTSIRSPSALFSAGLMFGAVLLML is encoded by the exons ATGGCCCCATCTCCAAATCTCCACACCTGCCGGCTGCCGACCTGCGCCCAGCCAGCCAACCACCACTCCCTCTTCAGTATTCATCGCACCCAGCCACCCACCATCGCTCCCTCTTCAGGCCAACACGAAGCCACGCCGTCG CAAGTCAATATGGAGCCCGAGCCACCGATTCAG TTTGACGCCAGTTCAAGTGAGAATATGGGCGAATCCGGATTGCCGCCAGTTTCTCTTCCGAATGAATCCACAAGCATCAGATCTCCGAGTGCATTGTTCAGTGCTG GGCTCATGTTTGGGGCAGTTTTGCTTATGTTATGA
- the LOC110271011 gene encoding uncharacterized protein LOC110271011 isoform X1 has product MAPSPNLHTCRLPTCAQPANHHSLFSIHRTQPPTIAPSSGQHEATPSQVNMEPEPPIQFDASSSENMGESGLPPVSLPNESTSIRSPSALFSAGSVLNDLNFSCLFIAGSVLDLNFRLMFGAVLLML; this is encoded by the exons ATGGCCCCATCTCCAAATCTCCACACCTGCCGGCTGCCGACCTGCGCCCAGCCAGCCAACCACCACTCCCTCTTCAGTATTCATCGCACCCAGCCACCCACCATCGCTCCCTCTTCAGGCCAACACGAAGCCACGCCGTCG CAAGTCAATATGGAGCCCGAGCCACCGATTCAG TTTGACGCCAGTTCAAGTGAGAATATGGGCGAATCCGGATTGCCGCCAGTTTCTCTTCCGAATGAATCCACAAGCATCAGATCTCCGAGTGCATTGTTCAGTGCTGGTTCTGTGCTTAATGATTTAAACTTCAGctgcttgtttattgctggttctGTGCTTGATTTAAACTTCA GGCTCATGTTTGGGGCAGTTTTGCTTATGTTATGA